The Archocentrus centrarchus isolate MPI-CPG fArcCen1 chromosome 5, fArcCen1, whole genome shotgun sequence genome contains the following window.
tgGCTGCCCAGGTTGGCCATGCTGCTGTGGGCTTGTACCAGGCTCTACAGGAGAAGAATAGCTGGAGGGAGATGGCCTGGAAGTGGGACCACAGTGGGTAAGACTACAGTATTCATTTCTGGAAGGCCAAGCTTGTTCCACTCATGCTTTACTTAGGCGCTCTGCATAAATACTTTTCaccttttatttttcctataaATTTCCTCCTCTGGTGTACTGCAAATTGttatggatggaaaaaaaaaatccatgtgcCTGGTGTTGCTATAGGGCCAAGAAGGTGGTGGTCCAGGGCACAAATGTGGCTCATCTGCTGGAACTGCAGGCCCTGGCTATGAGCCTCAGTCTGCCCACATACCTGGTTCAAGATGCGGGACTTACCCAGGTGAAGGAATTTTATCTTATATGCAAATATCTGTGGTGGTGCAGGTAGTCACTCCCAAAATACGATTACATTATTGGTACTAATAGtttttgtggtttaaaaaataaaaaatttttgtgAGGATTGTGCAGTGGCTTGGCAGGTAGATGTGTAGAAACTCTGAGTTCTAAACCAGCCTTTCTGGTCTTTGAAAGGTGGAGTCTGGGTCCCGCACTGTCCTGGCAATCATGGGCGAAGAAGAGATGGTGAACAACGTCACTGGCAGTCTGAAGCTGCTCTGAAAGGCTTGTAACTGCATGTGGGGAGAGGCATGGCTCTGCAGTGATGCCAGCAGAGGACAGCATTTcccagcagcagggagagttttgGACATGACTCTCCCTGAGACATGTCACACCACTAGAAAACAAACACTCGGCCATttgtttccctttcttttctttatatgaGCTGCTTAGTTGagcaggggagagagagagcggttCCTCACTAAGGAACAGCACAAAGACAGTAGAAATTTTTTCTGGTGACCTTTTTTGgtgccccccacccacccaacaAGTCACCTACTTAAAATGGTCTTGGTAGAATCTCAGTCAGTATACACACATTTAATCTGGCCACTTTCAGATATGGCAaagttaagtgtttttttttttttttgaacagttgCCCATATATTGTAATTATACTTATTCAAAGGGCCTTTTAATGTAGACAAATGCATTAATGTCATTACAGTTATACCTTTACCAGATGTAGTACTTCTCTGGTGATCCACTGCTCCTCAGTGAAGGGTGATCTGTTATGTAGTTTGTGAACACTCTTTGATGATTTAATGATTTTGTGTCTATATGCAACTTCTCCCAAAGATCCCTGATCTAGAGAGCCACTAAAATCACTTATTATTGATAAACagctatattttatatacaccTGCTTGTTAGGGCCATAGTGTGTATAATCTGGTGTGCCATCATAAACAGTATGCACAGTTACTAAACATTGGTGTTTATAGTTTTTCTTTATGCAAAGGGGGTAAGAAGTTACGTTTGGATTTCTTGTTAGAATTTGATGATAAGTAGAAGCCAAATTGTTACAGGTTTGTGCACATTAATCtcaatagacaaaaaaaaaaagtgatgtcaTGTTTCCATAttgtcactaaaaaaaaatcttggaagaGCGAGTCCTAGAGTTTAACTCTGAGCTTATTACTTAGGATCTTGTGTAACAGCAATCTTAGAGGAGGAAGGTAGTGTCATGCATGCAGTATACATAGATATTGAACAGACTGTTGAAATACCATGGTTATGTCACTTTTAGTAACGTGTCCACACTTTGATAACTCCTGTCTTATACATGCATTTGTGTAAGTGCTTCAGATTATGAGGACAATTAAAAAATGCCTCCAAATGAAGTTACAAGAGgtctggattgtgtgtgtgtgtgttttttttcttcaaacacaTTACAGTCACCGTCACACAGACACTGAGTAGATGAAAGAGATTTACTGAAGCGGTGGCAGGGAAAACTGTGGGGGAGGGTTAAACACAGCCATGTTGCAGTGCGTAGTTTCGACTGGGCCAAATGACACTGCTTTTTCAAGGCACTAACAATGGCAGTACTGTGAAGTATGGCCACAGCCTACCAAGACACACTGGGAAACTTGGTAATTTGTCATCTATTAATAAGCTCAAGACCTGCTGTTAggaattttaagtttttatgaAGGGCAACAATAAGACAATTCTACAAAAAGGGATATGTAAAAGTTATCTAATCAGATAAAACCACATGCATTGCAAACTGTGTTACGTGTTCACTAATAAACGTGTGTGTTTAACAATTTTGAAGCGTGACTGCAACACTCAGTTGTACCGTTCAGCTATATCTCAACAAAATATAGTCTAGTTTTAACCTACAGTTGTGCTTCTAAACAAATACTTCTGGGCGTGGTATACTATATTCAGTCATGTTTACCTCAAATATATCCAGTATGCAACTATCTGATACTTTTGACGTCAGTTGTTTTCCTTATTCTGTTTTATGAGTATTTAAGAGCTAAATTTATTATAGCTGCAATGtaataattatattattctGCTGTCTAATCTCATCGTTCGTCAGACCTCTGCAACAAATGACGTTGGCATCTATCACCGCAGCCAATCCAAAGTCGCCCCCAAGTCTCATGACACGATAACAAACCAATCGCGTCATCGTGactattttgtttaaatatagcAAAGTTATCCTTCGTGTAATTGTATCTCTTGTGAATGTCTTCCTTTGGGTTTGTATATCCAGTGTGTGTAGTACGCTGGGGCGATACTGTTACACTTCGGCTGCGTCTCACTGTTCCTTTATATAAATGCTACcatcacagcaaaaaaaaaaaaaaaaaagtgctcattTTTCGCCGGGTATAACTCCCAGGAGTGGTTTTTACTGAGCAACTGCTAGCGTTGTTTTCACTATGGCGGtcactttttttctgtgcaagTGTAGGAAGATAGTGATTTCGGCAGCGGGAACAGAAGTAGGAGGGACCAGCAATAAGTGGATGAAACCCAGGAGCACTGGTCAAGTTCCCTGTCCAACCCCTCAGCAGACGCTACCAAAACGACACCTCATACT
Protein-coding sequences here:
- the LOC115780888 gene encoding probable peptidyl-tRNA hydrolase 2, with the protein product MEPSEQSGPDSGPQDVNPVFLQQLRELDIPEEAAKQALLHTRNVSAEEAAMYYFNKLENEEEGDDDLIYKMVFVVNMDLAMGVGKVAAQVGHAAVGLYQALQEKNSWREMAWKWDHSGAKKVVVQGTNVAHLLELQALAMSLSLPTYLVQDAGLTQVESGSRTVLAIMGEEEMVNNVTGSLKLL